Proteins from a genomic interval of Nocardia sp. BMG51109:
- a CDS encoding phosphotransferase family protein yields MNADVCAGITRFLTAEFGGAVTVSNVRQLSVGARRRTLVFDLRRRRGWRRLVATIVPPAVERMPVEVEAAVRELARAHGVPVPPVVAVCTDTGYIGAPFVVSEHMDGETAPRQVLRLVHAADIGERVAYQLGQAMGRLHLVDPAAAPDRLSGAIDDDPAGAELAEVERGVRTVPADRPVFATALHWLEAGVPAPPERKTLLHNDMRNGNLIVDGDGLRAVLDWESARRFGDPMRDAAWAALRMWRFGTEAAEFGGFAGREPFVRGYETAGGQFDPDRFRWWKVLCTLGWGVGRAGAAYPDGAGRDNPRGGGRRIPEIERDLVTQIGSGDLPLR; encoded by the coding sequence GAATTCGGTGGTGCGGTGACGGTTTCGAATGTGCGGCAGCTGTCGGTCGGTGCGCGGCGCCGGACGCTGGTCTTCGACCTGCGCCGTCGGCGCGGCTGGCGGCGGCTGGTCGCCACGATTGTGCCCCCGGCCGTCGAGCGGATGCCGGTCGAGGTCGAGGCGGCGGTGCGGGAACTGGCCCGCGCGCACGGTGTGCCGGTCCCGCCGGTGGTAGCCGTCTGTACGGACACCGGATATATCGGCGCCCCGTTCGTGGTATCGGAGCATATGGACGGTGAGACCGCGCCGCGCCAGGTGCTGCGGTTGGTGCACGCGGCAGACATCGGCGAGCGGGTGGCCTACCAACTCGGCCAGGCCATGGGACGTCTGCACCTCGTCGACCCGGCCGCGGCCCCGGATCGGCTGTCCGGTGCGATCGACGACGATCCGGCCGGGGCCGAACTGGCCGAGGTGGAGCGCGGCGTGCGCACCGTACCGGCCGATCGCCCGGTCTTCGCGACGGCCCTGCACTGGCTGGAGGCCGGCGTCCCCGCACCGCCGGAGCGAAAGACGCTGCTGCACAACGATATGCGCAACGGCAACCTGATCGTCGACGGCGACGGCCTGCGCGCGGTGCTGGACTGGGAGAGCGCCCGGCGCTTCGGCGACCCGATGCGCGACGCCGCCTGGGCCGCCCTGCGGATGTGGCGGTTCGGTACCGAGGCCGCCGAATTCGGCGGCTTCGCCGGCCGTGAACCGTTCGTGCGCGGCTACGAGACGGCGGGCGGGCAGTTCGACCCGGACAGGTTCCGGTGGTGGAAGGTGCTGTGCACGCTCGGCTGGGGTGTCGGCCGGGCCGGCGCCGCGTATCCGGACGGCGCCGGCCGCGACAATCCGAGGGGCGGCGGCCGCCGGATCCCGGAGATCGAGCGGGATCTGGTCACGCAGATCGGGTCGGGGGACCTGCCGCTGCGATGA